Proteins from a genomic interval of Nocardioides jishulii:
- a CDS encoding methylase has product MTAQVATAPDVQAKVEEQLVKSRHRVKTYGEVLTPRHMVDRMLDLVQKDLECVDSTFLEPSAGDGNFLIAILERKLQAIERSYPYGKWPEASLFALASIYGIELLEDNHKDAKLLMLSTFLRFHKEREVPCGPRTSLYRSAAFLIDTNVVRGNTLTGLDWRASEIQLSWWHRVEGLPGMVQREPFTFSSLREGALDFNVYPDYEPCPIEEVHEQGGSNG; this is encoded by the coding sequence ATGACCGCCCAGGTCGCGACAGCGCCAGACGTGCAGGCCAAAGTCGAGGAGCAGCTCGTGAAGTCCCGGCACCGGGTGAAGACGTACGGCGAGGTCCTGACGCCCCGACACATGGTCGACCGCATGCTCGACCTGGTGCAGAAGGACTTGGAATGCGTCGACAGCACCTTCCTAGAGCCGTCAGCCGGCGACGGTAACTTCCTGATCGCGATCCTGGAGCGCAAGTTGCAGGCCATCGAGCGCAGTTACCCATACGGGAAGTGGCCCGAGGCCTCGCTGTTCGCCTTGGCCTCGATCTACGGCATCGAGCTGCTGGAGGACAATCACAAGGACGCCAAGTTGCTGATGCTCTCGACGTTCCTGCGCTTTCACAAGGAGCGCGAGGTGCCCTGCGGGCCACGGACGAGCCTGTACCGGTCCGCTGCCTTCCTTATCGACACCAACGTCGTCCGTGGGAACACCCTCACAGGTCTAGACTGGCGGGCCAGTGAGATCCAGCTCTCCTGGTGGCACCGGGTCGAGGGCCTGCCTGGGATGGTCCAGCGGGAGCCGTTCACGTTCTCCTCACTGCGCGAGGGGGCCCTCGACTTCAACGTCTACCCGGACTACGAGCCTTGCCCGATCGAAGAGGTACACGAGCAGGGCGGCTCGAATGGCTAG
- a CDS encoding DEAD/DEAH box helicase, translating into MASPKIETYREIIPLIYSWKTPDVPKYEGWEKIGYTEQATADARIAQQASQMSIIKEKVWARRAVFTSEAGGRFTDTDFHAFLLQQGVERELKPKRTEWHNFADAPRKSIDYFNDFAGQDFSAIQRVDVMEDYTLRPEQQAAVDQAVAAFTGGKPEVLWNAKPRFGKTLTTYDLMRALEVQRVLIVTNRPAIANAWYDDFTQFIGHKTTFRFVSESPSLDGRSPMTREQWRAYSLAHQDTNPRIVEFVSLQDLKGSQYFGGSYDKLRHIAQFDWDLLVIDEAHEGIDTTKTDVAFDQIKRKWTLHLSGTPFKALAKGKFEQDQIFNWTYEDEQAARKNWTPQNGENPYAALPTLNLLTYQISRMITDRLAEGVATAEDEANIDFAFNLNEFFATKNNGYFEHEDEVEKFLDCMTTNEKYPFSTPELRDEIRHSFWLLNRVASAKALERMLKKHEVFKDYTIVLAAGDGRPNDDDADPVAAGKSLDKVRQAIAEAEKAGGKTITLSVGQLTTGVTVPEWTAVIMLSDLSSPAQYMQAAFRAQNPCTFERGGQVFQKQNAYVFDFAPERTLTILDAFANNLHPNPSGDPAVRKENIRTLLNFFPVLGEDAEGRMIELDASQVLTFPQIFKAREVVRRGFLSNLLFANVGGIFRYTEHVKEILDKLPTVKQGKVKADDPIELPQPPPVTDPEGKVDVNAITETVINPKVEELGKPVYRIEDILIPEPDAPAATAATAIAKAVTEQTRAKREQLKDEYGLTVAQVDKDIKKTEQAVKDQVERAYTDHNIVNKHIENELKSAATEAEAGAIASKKAEQDEAFKASILSIVESTMERIVPQVVTREETKKEQRRANKTIEDARSHLRGFARTIPMFLMAYGTRDLRLSNFDDYTPDDVFEEITGITEAEFRLLRDGQEVAEKDGTVTKVPGLFDEGVFNQAVLEFLDKKEALADYFDDAQTENIFAYIPQQKTSLVFTPQAVVKLMVDTLEVENPGIFCDPEKTFADLFSTAGLFLMELVRRLDTGLAEAFPDQDERLGHIMSTQLFEMSHNEILHRITIEAVSGGVPKRKEWLTESGHFRVGNLANMSAADRQAMVDEMLQKGN; encoded by the coding sequence ATGGCTAGTCCGAAGATCGAGACCTACCGCGAGATCATCCCGCTGATCTACTCGTGGAAGACCCCGGACGTCCCCAAGTACGAGGGCTGGGAGAAGATCGGGTACACCGAGCAGGCGACTGCCGACGCCCGAATCGCGCAGCAGGCGAGCCAGATGTCCATCATTAAGGAGAAGGTCTGGGCGCGCCGGGCCGTTTTCACTTCAGAGGCGGGCGGGCGTTTCACCGACACCGACTTTCATGCATTCCTGCTTCAGCAGGGGGTGGAGCGGGAGCTCAAGCCGAAGCGGACAGAGTGGCACAACTTCGCCGACGCCCCCAGGAAGTCAATCGACTACTTCAACGACTTCGCGGGCCAGGACTTCTCCGCGATCCAGCGTGTCGACGTGATGGAGGACTACACCCTGCGGCCCGAGCAGCAAGCCGCGGTTGACCAGGCTGTGGCCGCATTCACGGGCGGCAAGCCCGAGGTGCTCTGGAACGCCAAGCCACGCTTCGGCAAGACGCTGACCACCTACGACCTCATGCGCGCACTGGAGGTGCAGAGGGTCCTGATCGTCACCAATCGTCCAGCCATCGCGAACGCCTGGTATGACGACTTCACGCAGTTCATCGGCCACAAGACCACCTTCCGGTTCGTCTCGGAGTCGCCCTCCCTGGACGGCCGATCGCCCATGACCCGCGAGCAGTGGCGGGCGTACTCGCTGGCCCACCAGGACACTAACCCGCGCATCGTGGAGTTCGTGTCACTGCAGGACCTCAAAGGCTCGCAGTACTTCGGCGGCTCCTACGACAAGTTGCGCCACATCGCGCAGTTCGACTGGGACCTGCTCGTCATCGACGAGGCACACGAAGGAATCGACACCACCAAGACTGACGTCGCCTTTGACCAGATCAAGCGCAAGTGGACGCTGCACCTGTCCGGTACGCCCTTCAAAGCGCTGGCGAAGGGCAAGTTCGAGCAGGACCAGATCTTCAACTGGACCTACGAGGACGAGCAGGCCGCGCGCAAAAACTGGACCCCCCAGAACGGGGAGAACCCTTACGCCGCGCTGCCGACGCTCAACCTGCTGACTTACCAGATCTCGCGGATGATCACCGATCGTCTGGCGGAGGGTGTGGCGACCGCCGAGGACGAGGCGAACATCGACTTCGCATTCAACCTCAACGAGTTCTTCGCGACCAAGAACAACGGCTACTTCGAGCACGAGGACGAGGTCGAGAAGTTCCTCGACTGCATGACGACGAACGAGAAGTACCCGTTCTCCACTCCAGAGCTGCGCGACGAGATCCGCCACTCCTTCTGGTTGCTCAACCGCGTTGCCTCAGCGAAGGCGCTCGAGCGCATGCTCAAGAAGCACGAGGTCTTCAAGGACTACACAATTGTTCTCGCTGCCGGTGACGGGCGCCCGAACGACGACGACGCGGACCCGGTGGCCGCTGGCAAGTCGCTCGACAAGGTGCGCCAAGCGATCGCTGAGGCAGAGAAGGCCGGCGGCAAGACCATCACCCTCTCGGTCGGCCAGCTCACCACCGGTGTCACGGTGCCCGAGTGGACCGCGGTTATCATGCTCTCGGACTTGTCCTCGCCGGCCCAATACATGCAGGCGGCGTTCCGGGCACAGAACCCCTGCACCTTCGAGCGTGGCGGGCAGGTCTTCCAGAAGCAGAACGCCTACGTCTTTGACTTCGCCCCCGAGCGCACGCTCACGATCCTCGACGCTTTCGCCAACAACCTGCACCCCAACCCCTCGGGTGACCCGGCAGTGCGTAAGGAGAACATCCGCACGCTGCTCAACTTCTTCCCGGTGCTCGGCGAGGACGCCGAGGGTCGGATGATTGAGCTCGACGCGTCGCAGGTTCTGACGTTCCCGCAGATCTTCAAGGCCCGCGAGGTAGTACGCCGAGGGTTCCTGTCGAACCTGCTGTTCGCCAACGTCGGCGGCATCTTTCGCTACACCGAGCACGTCAAGGAGATCCTCGACAAGCTCCCCACGGTAAAACAGGGCAAGGTGAAGGCGGACGATCCCATCGAACTCCCGCAGCCCCCGCCGGTGACCGACCCGGAGGGCAAGGTCGACGTCAACGCCATCACCGAGACCGTGATCAACCCCAAGGTCGAGGAACTCGGCAAGCCGGTGTACCGCATCGAGGACATCCTGATCCCCGAGCCCGACGCACCCGCCGCGACGGCTGCAACGGCTATCGCCAAAGCCGTCACGGAGCAGACCCGCGCTAAGCGCGAGCAATTGAAGGACGAGTACGGACTCACGGTTGCCCAGGTCGACAAGGACATCAAGAAGACCGAGCAGGCCGTCAAGGACCAGGTCGAGCGCGCCTACACCGACCACAACATTGTCAATAAGCACATCGAGAACGAGCTCAAGAGCGCGGCCACCGAGGCGGAGGCCGGTGCCATCGCTTCGAAAAAGGCCGAGCAGGACGAGGCGTTCAAGGCGAGCATCCTCTCCATCGTCGAGAGCACGATGGAGAGGATCGTGCCTCAGGTGGTCACGCGCGAGGAGACCAAAAAGGAGCAGAGGCGGGCGAACAAGACCATCGAGGACGCACGTTCACACCTGCGGGGCTTCGCTCGCACGATCCCGATGTTCCTCATGGCCTACGGCACCCGCGACCTCCGGCTCTCCAACTTCGACGACTACACGCCCGACGACGTGTTCGAGGAAATCACCGGGATCACAGAGGCGGAGTTCCGGCTGCTGCGCGACGGTCAGGAAGTCGCGGAGAAGGACGGGACCGTCACTAAGGTACCGGGCCTGTTCGACGAGGGCGTCTTCAACCAGGCCGTCCTGGAGTTTCTCGACAAGAAAGAAGCTCTCGCCGACTACTTCGACGACGCTCAGACCGAGAACATCTTTGCTTACATCCCACAGCAGAAGACCTCACTGGTCTTCACGCCACAGGCTGTCGTGAAACTGATGGTGGACACCCTCGAGGTCGAGAACCCCGGCATTTTCTGCGACCCTGAGAAGACGTTCGCGGACCTGTTCTCAACGGCCGGCCTGTTCCTCATGGAGCTAGTACGTCGCCTCGACACGGGCCTTGCCGAGGCATTCCCCGACCAGGACGAGCGGCTAGGACACATCATGTCAACGCAGCTGTTCGAGATGAGCCACAACGAAATCCTGCACCGCATCACGATCGAGGCTGTCTCCGGCGGGGTCCCAAAGCGCAAAGAGTGGCTCACCGAGTCCGGACACTTCCGGGTAGGCAACCTCGCAAACATGAGCGCCGCGGACCGTCAGGCGATGGTCGACGAGATGCTGCAGAAAGGCAACTGA